A genomic stretch from Larus michahellis chromosome 7, bLarMic1.1, whole genome shotgun sequence includes:
- the OMG gene encoding oligodendrocyte-myelin glycoprotein: protein MEYQTLNTSTCLLVLLFFIPAVSGVCPSNCTCSGNDRNVDCSGRNLTVLPHGLQDNITYLNLSFNQFVDLDHQLTRFTNLRTLDISNNWLKNVPAQLPKSLWELYAINNNIKVLQKLDTAYQWNLKVLDVSRNMVERAVLINNTLSSLKFLNLSSNKLWTVPTNMPYNIEMVDLSSNFLSQILPGTLVRLQHLTSLYLHNNKFTYIPDKAFDQLLQLRVVTLYNNPWSCSDRQNIPYLLKWVQDTAASVIGAPCANQSGLWLGATPTPAAPTGTDSSLMIKGMKAADRATSPVTTEPTIMTRMHKQFKAKEVTSLATLSQTVLFTSTDRPLLLYPEDPTTRKVSSQEAAATHTIYIADSTQLNSSLPGPAGAPTTPMTLSITSGMPTNYSKMPPSTTATFRKEESTTNAQNTHVPSKASIRQTYLFYVVTLNAVAMFIG, encoded by the coding sequence ATGGAGTACCAGACACTGAATACATCTACCTGTCTGCTGGTCCTTCTGTTTTTCATACCCGCTGTTTCGGGTGTCTGTCCTTCTAACTGTACATGCTCAGGAAATGACAGGAATGTGGACTGTTCAGGCAGAAACTTAACTGTACTGCCACACGGACTTCAAGACAACATTACATATTTAAATCTGTCCTTTAACCAGTTCGTAGATCTCGATCATCAGCTAACGAGATTCACCAATTTGAGGACCCTTGATATTTCAAATAATTGGCTCAAGAATGTTCCTGCTCAACTGCCCAAGTCTTTATGGGAATTATATGCCATAAACAACAACATTAAAGTTCTTCAGAAGCTTGATACAGCTTACCAGTGGAATCTTAAAGTGCTGGATGTTTCCAGGAATATGGTGGAAAGAGCTGTTCTGATCAACAACACACTGAGCAGTCTCAAGTTTCTCAACCTCAGTAGCAACAAACTTTGGACGGTTCCAACCAACATGCCCTACAACATCGAGATGGTGGATCTCTCCAGCAACTTCTTGTCCCAGATACTCCCGGGAACACTGGTGAGACTACAACACCTCACAAGCCTCTACCTGCACAACAACAAGTTCACGTACATTCCCGACAAAGCTTTTgaccagctccttcagctgcgAGTGGTCACGCTCTATAACAACCCATGGTCCTGCAGCGATAGACAAAATATCCCCTACTTGCTGAAGTGGGTGCAGGACACGGCCGCCAGTGTTATAGGGGCTCCCTGTGCCAACCAGTCTGGGCTTTGGCTGGGTGCcaccccaaccccagcagctcccacaggtACAGACTCCAGCCTCATGATCAAAGGAATGAAGGCAGCAGACAGAGCTACTTCTCCAGTGACAACTGAACCAACCATAATGACAAGAATGCATAAACAATTTAAAGCTAAGGAGGTGACTAGCTTGGCAACCTTAAGCCAAACCGTGCTGTTCACGAGCACGGACCGACCGCTGCTCCTCTATCCAGAAGATCCGACAACCAGGAAAGTCAGCTcccaagaagcagcagccacACACACCATCTACATCGCGGATTCCACCCAGCTGAACTCCAGCCTGCCGGGCCCAGCaggagcacccaccacccccatGACTCTGAGCATCACCAGTGGAATGCCAACAAACTACTCCAAAATGCCTCCAAGCACAACCGCTACCTTCAGGAAAGAGGAATCCACTACAAACGCTCAGAATACTCACGTGCCCTCCAAAGCAAGTATCCGTCAGACATATTTGTTTTATGTTGTAACGCTTAATGCGGTGGCAATGTTTATCGGCTAA